The Staphylococcus sp. 17KM0847 DNA segment ATGATTATATTCAGAAGCCATTTCATATGCCTGTGCTGGTTGCTAAACTGCAAGCCGTGTATAGACGTGTTTACCAATATAACCTTGATGAGAAAAGAACATTGGTTTGGCAAGGCTATACGTTAGATTTAGCAAAAGATTGTCTTGTACAGCATGATACTTGTATCAATCTTTCTAAAACAGAAATGCTCATTTTAGAGGTACTTATAAAAAAGAAAAATCAAATTGTAACACGTGAAGAGCTGATGACGACGTTGTGGGATGATGAGGCATTTGTGAGTGATAATACATTGACGGTTAATGTCAATAGATTGCGTAAAAAACTGGAAAGTATTCATTTGGATAAAGCGATTGAAACAAAAGTAGGAAAGGGTTATTTAGCACATGAATCCATTTAAATGGTGGTGCTACTTTTTATATGAACGTCGCAGTTGGATTGTACTACTGATTTTACTTGATATACTACTGTATGGTGTTGCGTATATCGATAAAGATATTGCTGTTTATAGTGCATTGTATATAATAGGTATCCAGTGGTTGATGATAGTTGTTTTTTTAATGCTCACTTTTTTTCGTGAAACTTCCTTTTATCGAAAGTTAGAAGAGGGCACACCTATACGCGCAATACATCATCAAGAGTATGCAGAGACACCATTCGAAAAAACAATGGTGACTTATTTGGAAAACAAATTAGATATACAACAGCGAACTTTAGAAGAACAGAAACAACAGTTACATATGCATGAGCAAATACTGACAGAGTTTGTACATGATATAAAAACACCTATTACCGCAATGAAATTATTAATTGAACAAGAAGATGATTTTTCACGTCGTCAACAAATGATGTATGAATGGTCACGCATTGACTATATGTTGGATCAGCAACTTTTCTTGTCACGTTTAAATTATAAAGCCAATGATTTATATTTTGAAACGGTAGCGCTACGTTCATTAATTGTTGAAGAAATTCATCAAATGCGACATGTAAG contains these protein-coding regions:
- a CDS encoding response regulator transcription factor, with the protein product MKILLVEDDQTLCLQIKEALNRWDFEVVTVTDFGQVIEIYEQSMPQIVVMDVTLPKYDGFYWTREIRQRSNVPIIFLSSRDSPMDQVMSMELGADDYIQKPFHMPVLVAKLQAVYRRVYQYNLDEKRTLVWQGYTLDLAKDCLVQHDTCINLSKTEMLILEVLIKKKNQIVTREELMTTLWDDEAFVSDNTLTVNVNRLRKKLESIHLDKAIETKVGKGYLAHESI
- a CDS encoding HAMP domain-containing sensor histidine kinase, translated to MNPFKWWCYFLYERRSWIVLLILLDILLYGVAYIDKDIAVYSALYIIGIQWLMIVVFLMLTFFRETSFYRKLEEGTPIRAIHHQEYAETPFEKTMVTYLENKLDIQQRTLEEQKQQLHMHEQILTEFVHDIKTPITAMKLLIEQEDDFSRRQQMMYEWSRIDYMLDQQLFLSRLNYKANDLYFETVALRSLIVEEIHQMRHVSMRKGIGFQIDLKDDLYVHTDKRWLKMVLRQILSNAVKYMVSGEVWVKGQKIGEHVQLIIQDEGCGIAQHDLPRIFQRGFTGSQQPIQSTASGMGLYLVDAMKEALGLNLKVKSKVNEGTTVIIYFAKQNEHIARMSK